The window CCCGCCGGAAGAGCTTGCAGATAGCGTCTTTTGACCAAGGCGTGGTCTCGCTCCATGAGGCGGTTGCAGTTAGCCGTGTTGTAGCGTTGGATCAACAAGTGTTTCACTCCGTCCTTGGGAAAAAGCTTTTCGCTGGAAGGGCCACATCCTTTCTTGCATACTTTTGTTGTGTGCAGGGAGGGACAGGTAACCCCCCCACCTCATAGCGAGGCGTTTGATTCACACTTTTCACCGGAAGAGCCAAGCCTTGAGTCGAAAGATTCGGCATGTGCCTGAGGTGTATTGTGAATCCGCTGACGCTGGGGGGTAAACATGGGGGGTTGTCTGGTTGTCTGTTCAAACATGGGGAGACTTGAACCAGACGTCAATCTGTGACAACCTGAAGCTTGAGAGGCTCCCAGGTTCAAAAGACtttctgtttttttgtgggacacaagaagagaaagaaagatgATGTGACGTTGTAGTTGGAGACACGACTTTCAGCCCTCCATAAACGCCGAGAGTTGGGCAAATTCTCGAGTTCTGAGTCTTGATCTGCTGGCTCTTTTCCATGTGTGGGAGAGTAGAGGGAGGTTGGGATGCAAAGGACACAATTACAGACAGTGATAGTAGATCTGTCGTTCATGTATATAAAAAAAATGAGTCTAACGCCtaaaaaaaggaaaaaaaaaaagacaaaaaaaaggCGGGAGCCGACGCAAGACAGGTTTCACACTGGCCTTGCCCACTGTGAAAAGCCAAAATTGAGCATgaaaaccccccaaaaaataTTATTACGTATTAATTATCCATGATTCTTGCCATGTCCAAAACGAGCCTGTGGGACAAGACTCTTCATTGTCATCCACTCCGTTCTTTCTCGTCCAGATCAAATCTTGATTACCCCCTGCGGAACTTCGCCCTTCTAACAGACTTCAAGCTAATTGCACCAGTTGAAGTAGACTAAGGAGCAGAGGTAGGAAGTACACGActttcctcaccaccaacaggcCAAATCCCCAACTCACCCCCCCTAGTCTCATACCTCAACCTGACAttcttcgtcctcttcgCAATCTCCCTCATGGTGTCCACACCCGTAGTCTTCCCCCAACTGCCAGCAATAAACTCATTCAAGAACCTCGCCGTCAGCAGGGGGCTATCTCGCCCCTTATTGGGAATCATCACCTTCCTGCATGCCAAATaaaccgccaaaatgacAAACACAGCCGAAGCATTAATAGCAATCATGACGGTCATGGCTCTCCTCCACTTTACCTGCAGCACCGTCCGAATAAACGGCTTCTCGGacgcccccttctccttcgtGATCTTTGGTAATTGTCTCTGGGCACCGACGAATCCCAAGATGGGTAACCTTGCAGCCAAGTGGGCGACATAGACCTCTTCCGCGATGGGTACCGGTCTCAGATACCAGTCAGACATCCTCTTTATTGAGGGCAAGCCATGACCAGCATAGTTGACAAGGTGGGTCTGTTTGTCCATGGCTGAATAAATGCGAGTGAATAGGTTGACAGGGTCCATGTACTGGTTGATGCGTTCGTATGTTCCCATGCCGAGAAGTATGTAGGTTGCAAAGGACGAGTTGGACGATGGGATGAGTTCCGAGAAGACGGCCGGAGACAAGCCAGCCCGAGGCTCGGATGACGATTCAGAGTGCGTAGAAGAAGTGGAGAGGCAGGATGTGCATCCGAAATAGCTGGCGTTGCGTTTGTTGAAAGCCTTCCAGCTTAGGTGATCTTCCCTGTATATGTCTATTTGGGTACATGTCTCATCCAACGTCAATGATCCGTGCAAGGTTcagagaaaggggggaatACTTACAAGTCGTCATGCACCCTGACGTATTCTGACCGATTGTCTCCTCGTTGATACCAGCAGTCCAGATGTAATCGACAAACGACGTTCGAAAATGTAAAAGAAGTCCGGAGAGTATCTGCAAGTACTCGGGATCATCACGTGGGATTTGTTCCATGTTTGTAGCTAAATTCGGCCACCATACCAGTTAGCAAGGAGACTTTAATTGATTGACGCTCAAGGGAATCAAATTTACCTGTGATTTCTCCCACGCTCTTCCCATCCTGGTAAACCGTGCCATTATAAAAGTTCCGGACGATGCTGCTCGACGAGCTGTGAACGACATGGTCTTTATTGGATTCAACTTCCAGACCGCGATACTCattgagggagaaggtgtaaGTGAGCGTGCG is drawn from Podospora pseudocomata strain CBS 415.72m chromosome 1 map unlocalized CBS415.72m_1, whole genome shotgun sequence and contains these coding sequences:
- a CDS encoding uncharacterized protein (EggNog:ENOG503PFF0), which codes for MHLYLGKSHPPTSTIVNVENTTMASEYQSIMTDITEEKVERGEVKKRPLKFPWVGIAWRFTGSLFCFIFIIVMLWGYERMGVLSSWDRRGFNTLNILLSAFVSLALGSLLTLLGHTLRWHLLQREAATPGNVDLILGIGEPTGSLRLLWGHTWRGKGWTKTTIIVLLYFIASILARISVAGLGLTFELNEEAGVDYPVMMTDWRDPGWITEPDPRETLRRFVDFASAGLETSPLSLNKSDPASWTTENVDGLGVNRTVDGRTLTYTFSLNEYRGLEVESNKDHVVHSSSSSIVRNFYNGTVYQDGKSVGEITATNMEQIPRDDPEYLQILSGLLLHFRTSFVDYIWTAGINEETIGQNTSGCMTTYIYREDHLSWKAFNKRNASYFGCTSCLSTSSTHSESSSEPRAGLSPAVFSELIPSSNSSFATYILLGMGTYERINQYMDPVNLFTRIYSAMDKQTHLVNYAGHGLPSIKRMSDWYLRPVPIAEEVYVAHLAARLPILGFVGAQRQLPKITKEKGASEKPFIRTVLQVKWRRAMTVMIAINASAVFVILAVYLACRKVMIPNKGRDSPLLTARFLNEFIAGSWGKTTGVDTMREIAKRTKNVRLRYETRGGELGIWPVGGEESRVLPTSAP